From Chryseobacterium salivictor, a single genomic window includes:
- a CDS encoding curlin: protein MKKLLASAFALMAVAFMNAQQNTDVTTQWGDFNTANVGQHGYKNANGILQWGDKNDAKVTQYGKENKNATSSIGDKNHETVYQSGNYNSNIASQLGDSNEATTKQYGEFNKVNQNQKGDDNSAYAMQVGKRNEATQTQTGDDNDANSNQEGNDNKVTQTQKGNKNDADASQRGANNNISQNQNGYDNDAYATQLGYDNKITQSQTGNYNKAIASQIGDRNTISQTQIGNSHYSLDSQIGCDNKITVLQDSNPGGGVVLNPHMPPVKCPTNSGGHGC, encoded by the coding sequence ATGAAAAAATTACTAGCAAGTGCTTTCGCACTTATGGCAGTGGCATTTATGAATGCACAACAAAACACCGATGTAACAACGCAATGGGGAGACTTCAATACCGCAAACGTTGGTCAACATGGATACAAAAACGCTAATGGAATCCTTCAGTGGGGAGATAAAAATGATGCTAAAGTTACCCAGTACGGTAAAGAGAACAAAAATGCAACATCCAGTATTGGTGACAAAAATCACGAAACCGTTTACCAAAGTGGCAATTACAACAGCAATATAGCTTCACAATTAGGTGATAGTAATGAGGCAACTACAAAACAGTATGGTGAATTTAACAAAGTGAATCAAAACCAAAAAGGTGATGATAACTCTGCTTATGCAATGCAAGTTGGTAAACGTAACGAGGCGACTCAAACCCAAACAGGAGATGATAACGATGCAAATTCCAACCAGGAAGGTAATGATAACAAAGTTACTCAAACACAAAAAGGGAATAAAAATGATGCTGATGCATCGCAAAGAGGGGCTAACAATAATATTTCCCAAAACCAAAATGGATATGATAATGACGCTTATGCAACGCAGCTAGGTTATGATAATAAAATTACCCAAAGTCAAACCGGTAATTACAACAAAGCAATTGCTTCCCAGATTGGTGATAGAAATACCATCAGCCAAACTCAAATAGGAAACAGCCACTATTCACTTGATTCTCAAATAGGATGCGACAACAAGATTACTGTTTTACAAGATAGTAATCCTGGCGGAGGTGTAGTATTAAATCCACATATGCCACCAGTAAAATGCCCAACAAACTCAGGAGGTCATGGTTGTTAA
- a CDS encoding TetR/AcrR family transcriptional regulator: protein MEENTIFLTKVSQLFIENGAKTLTMDDIAKAFGISKKTLYVKYKNKEELIEEVLHFKLEEIIARLKYLDQTIQNAIERMFCRDEEMDNVADSNNTILIKQLIKYYPAIFNKHMIEFSDKFAEVLVHNIEKGREQGLYRTNFDAEVYSKLFFQLIMSMENPLYVDPSTINKVYYKHEIMSMYMNAITNEKGKQILKNLNY, encoded by the coding sequence ATGGAAGAGAATACAATTTTTTTAACAAAAGTTTCGCAGCTGTTCATAGAAAACGGTGCAAAAACTTTGACAATGGATGATATTGCGAAAGCTTTCGGAATCTCCAAAAAGACTTTATATGTTAAATATAAAAACAAGGAAGAACTAATTGAAGAGGTGCTTCATTTTAAACTTGAAGAAATTATTGCCCGGTTAAAATATCTGGATCAAACAATTCAAAATGCAATTGAAAGGATGTTTTGCAGGGATGAGGAAATGGATAATGTTGCCGATTCCAACAATACGATCCTTATTAAACAACTGATTAAATACTACCCAGCAATCTTCAATAAACACATGATTGAATTTTCAGATAAATTCGCCGAAGTTCTGGTTCACAATATCGAAAAAGGAAGAGAACAGGGATTATACCGAACTAATTTTGATGCTGAAGTGTACTCTAAATTATTTTTTCAATTGATCATGTCTATGGAAAACCCTCTTTATGTAGATCCAAGTACAATCAATAAAGTTTATTATAAACATGAGATTATGAGTATGTACATGAACGCCATTACCAACGAAAAAGGAAAACAGATCTTAAAAAATTTAAATTATTAA